In Drosophila simulans strain w501 chromosome X, Prin_Dsim_3.1, whole genome shotgun sequence, one DNA window encodes the following:
- the LOC6725131 gene encoding uncharacterized protein LOC6725131: MEDSKPAICPLPDCQTVVEHTHLLRHMISKHLDPRARTLPFQLRLREVSTGQRTLLMLPYRQLILDHDQCLAVLNWSSECLTGSDLTAPQLDLPPCHQGLTNHLPILVMVCRTTWKSLLKQNDEKDVQETRDVSAEWGVVYLFWLLSPFTRRPIYANLALQNGPLQSVFRRNRRRIRNFASRMPIRQFINGLDPYFVSLNEDQLDELCGNGGGNQYSVYLEVIIEGVMP, encoded by the coding sequence atggAGGACAGCAAGCCGGCCATTTGCCCGTTACCCGATTGTCAGACCGTGGTGGAGCACACCCACTTGCTGCGCCACATGATCTCCAAGCATTTGGATCCGCGGGCGCGAACTTTGCCCTTTCAACTGCGCCTGCGCGAAGTGTCGACAGGTCAGCGCACTCTGCTGATGCTCCCCTATCGCCAGCTGATCCTGGACCACGATCAATGCTTGGCCGTGCTGAACTGGAGCTCCGAGTGCCTTACTGGGAGCGACCTTACGGCACCGCAGTTGGACCTACCGCCCTGCCACCAAGGATTGACCAATCACCTGCCCATTTTGGTAATGGTCTGCAGGACCACATGGAAGTCCCTCTTGAAGCAGAACGATGAAAAGGACGTGCAAGAAACCAGGGACGTAAGCGCGGAATGGGGCGTTGTCTATCTGTTTTGGCTCCTTTCACCCTTTACGCGGCGTCCCATTTATGCAAATCTAGCCCTACAGAATGGCCCGTTGCAGAGCGTCTTCCGGCGGAATCGCCGGCGTATCCGCAACTTTGCCAGCCGGATGCCTATTAGACAGTTCATAAACGGGCTAGATCCATACTTTGTCAGCCTCAACGAGGATCAGCTCGACGAGCTGTGTGGCAATGGCGGTGGCAACCAGTACTCCGTCTACTTGGAGGTTATAATCGAGGGCGTGATGCCATAG